A window of the Gossypium hirsutum isolate 1008001.06 chromosome A05, Gossypium_hirsutum_v2.1, whole genome shotgun sequence genome harbors these coding sequences:
- the LOC107904245 gene encoding exocyst complex component SEC8, which translates to MGIFDGFPIPPDKEHLRDELSRIDESWASARFDSLPHVVRILTSKDREGELQFLKEQSDVVEDVVDEVVHAYHGGFNKAIQNYSQILRLFSESSESIGVLKVDLSEAKKCLGVRNKQLHQLWYRSVTLRHIISLLDQIEGIAKVPACIEKLISDNQLYAAAQSLVQSVLMLEREGLQTVGALQDVRSDLSKLQSVLFYKVLEDLHAHLYNKGEYSSITSSLHEKDDEVPTTTAVACTANTSHPGSRRTRSVRGDGMFGSQGIVDGSYRPGSIDGGSSYDGHDEDGYLEPHDNVGDAKDAKVISHQIPLWLSSSTPDEFVETIKKSDAPLHVKYLQTMVECLCLLNKVAAAGAVISQRLRPTIHEIITSKIKAHAEFANSSRSGNDKATRIGNSTLHFINGQLGSYQLPKQKRQNGMSLAGTVLAVSPVSLVMAPTGKAQAAAKELLDSILESVVRIFENHVVVGELIQSKSSLQSDPNAQKSMSTNLNLDSEASQVTGGYSIGFSLTVLQSECQQLICEILRATPEAASADASQTARLASKVPTNEKRDGSEDTLTFAFRFTDATVSVPNQGVDLIRQGWNKKGPNVSQEGYGSATVLPEQGIYLAASLYRPVHQFTDKIASMLPKKYSQLGNDGLLAFVENFVKDHLLPTMFVDYRKSVQQAISSPAAFRPRANPYVSYNSSIEKGRPVLQGLHAIDFLAKEVLGWAQAMPKFAAELVKFVQTFLERTFERCRTSYMEAVLEKQSYMVVGRHDIDKLMRRDPASACLPNALGQPNMGNIVSDMESMEIESELNELLLNLRPIRQDNLIRDDHKLVLLASLSDSLEYVADSIERLVQSTPLAAPNNVESGKPSNKQTSSSPARDLASFADEYRKLAIDCLKVLRVEMQLETIFHLQEMTSREYLDNQDAEEPDDFVISLTAQITRRDEEIAPFVAGVKRNYIFGGICSIAANASLKALADMKSINLFGVQQICRNSIALGQALAAIPSIDSEAVQQRLDHVRTYYELLNMPFEALLAFITEHEHLFTAAEYANLLKVQVPGREIPPDAQDRISDILSR; encoded by the exons ATGGGGATTTTTGATGGATTTCCCATTCCTCCAGATAAAGAA CACTTAAGGGATGAACTTTCTAGAATAGATGAGAGTTGGGCAAGTGCACGTTTTGATTCACTACCTCATGTTGTCCGTATCCTGACATCAAAAGATCGTGAAGGCGAGCTCCAGTTTTTAAAGGAACAAAGCGATGTTGTCGAGGATGTTGTAGATGAAGTTGTGCATGCTTATCACGGGGGATTCAACAAAGCAATTCAAAATTATTCTCAG ATCTTGCGGTTATTCAGTGAATCTTCTGAAAGCATTGGTGTCTTAAAGGTTGACTTGTCTGAGGCTAAAAAATGTCTAGGTGTACGGAATAAACAATTGCATCAGTTGTGGTATCGATCAGTTACATTGCGTCACATAATTTCCTTGTTAGATCAGATTGAGGGCATAGCTAAG GTTCCTGCTTGTATTGAGAAGCTCATTTCTGATAATCAACTTTATGCTGCAGCTCAATCGCTTGTTCAGTCTGTATTGATGCTTGAGCGAGAGGGTCTCCAAACG GTTGGTGCTCTTCAAGATGTTCGATCTGATCTGTCAAAGTTGCAAAGTGTTCTGTTCTATAAAGTTTTGGAGGATTTGCATGCACATCTTTACAATAAGGGTGAATACAG CTCAATTACGTCAAGCTTGCATGAAAAGGATGATGAAGTGCCTACAACCACAGCTGTTGCATGCACTGCAAATACTTCGCATCCTGGCTCTCGAAGAACCAGGTCAGTGAGAGGTGATGGTATGTTTGGCAGTCAGGGAATTGTAGATGGGTCATACAGGCCAGGTTCCATTGATGGGGG tTCATCATATGATGGCCATGATGAGGATGGCTATTTGGAGCCACATGATAATGTTGGTGATGCAAAAGATGCCAAAGTCATATCCCATCAAATCCCATTGTGGCTTTCAAGTTCGACTCCCGATGAatttgtt GAAACAATTAAAAAGAGTGATGCTCCACTTCATGTGAAGTATTTGCAGACCATGGTGGAGTGCCTCTGCTTGCTTAACAAAGTAGCTGCAGCTGGGGCTGTAATAAG CCAACGATTGCGACCCACAATTCATGAGATTATCACTTCCAAGATTAAAGCGCATGCAGAATTCGCTAATTCTTCAAGGTCTGGAAATGATAAGGCCACTCGAATTGGTAACTCCACTCTGCACTTTATAAATGGACAGTTAGGAAGCTATCAGTTGCCTAAACAGAAGCGTCAGAATGGGATGTCATTGGCTGGGACTGTGTTGGCAGTGAGCCCTGTCTCCCTTGTGATGGCTCCTACAGGAAAAGCACAAGCTGCTGCAAAAGAACTTCTTGATTCAATTTTGGAGTCTGTTGTTCGGATATTTG AGAATCATGTTGTTGTTGGAGAGCTTATTCAGTCAAAATCTTCCCTACAAAGTGACCCAAATGCACAAAAGTCAATGTCAACAAATTTAAACCTGGATTCTGAAGCATCTCAAGTTACTGGAGGCTATAGTATTGGCTTCTCCTTGACAGTATTACAG AGTGAATGCCAACAACTCATTTGCGAGATTCTTCGAGCAACTCCTGAGGCTGCATCAGCAGATGCCTCACAAACTGCCAGGCTTGCAAGCAAGGTTCCTACAAATGAAAAGAG GGATGGGTCAGAAGACACACTCACTTTTGCTTTCCGTTTCACAGATGCTACTGTTTCAGTTCCGAACCAGG GCGTTGATCTCATTCGCCAAGGATGGAATAAGAAGGGTCCCAATGTTTCACAAGAAGGTTATGGCTCTGCAACTGTCTTGCCTGAGCAAGGCATTTATCTAGCAGCATCTTTATACCGGCCCGTTCATCAG TTTACAGACAAGATTGCTTCTATGCTGCCAAAAAAATATTCCCAGCTTGG GAATGATGGGTTGCTAGCCTTTGTGGAGAACTTTGTGAAAGACCATCTTTTGCCAACTATGTTTGTTGATTACCGGAAAAGTGTACAACAAGCTATATCAA GTCCAGCTGCATTTCGGCCACGGGCAAATCCCTATGTTTCATATAATTCATCCATTGAGAAAGGTCGACCTGTCTTGCAGGGGCTTCACGCTATTGATTTCTTAGCAAAAGAG GTGCTTGGTTGGGCTCAAGCAATGCCTAAATTTGCAGCTGAACTTGTGAAGTTTGTGCAAACTTTCCTTGAACGAACCTTTGAAAGATGTCGAACTTCATACATGGAG GCAGTTCTTGAGAAGCAGAGTTATATGGTCGTTGGAAGGCATGATATTGATAAATTGATGCGACGTGATCCAGCTAGTGCATGCTTACCGAATGCACTTGGTCAGCCAAATATGGGAAATATTGTTTCTGATATGGAAAGTATGGAGATTGAATCAGAACTAAATGAACTCCTCTTAAATTTGCGTCCTATTAGGCAG GATAATCTAATCCGTGATGACCATAAACTTGTTTTGCTGGCATCCCTCAGTGATTCATTGGAGTATGTTGCAGACTCCATCGAAAG ACTTGTACAGTCGACCCCACTAGCAGCACCAAACAATGTGGAGAGTGGCAAGCCTAGCAATAAACAAACAAGCAGTTCACCAGCTAGGGATCTGGCATCATTTGCAGATGAGTACAGAAAACTAGCTATCGATTGCTTGAAAGTTTTACGCGTGGAGATGCAGCTGGAGACAATTTTCCACTTGCAG GAAATGACATCTAGGGAATACCTGGACAACCAGGATGCGGAAGAGCCTGATGACTTTGTTATTTCACTTACTGCACAG ATAACACGCAGGGATGAGGAAATAGCTCCTTTTGTTGCTGGAGTGAAGCGTAATTATATTTTTGGTGGAATATGTAGCATTGCTGCAAATGCATCACTTAAG GCTTTGGCTGACATGAAATCGATCAATTTGTTTGGAGTTCAGCAGATATGTCGGAATTCAATTGCTCTAGGACAG GCCCTTGCAGCTATCCCTTCAATTGACAGCGAAGCTGTACAACAGAGACTTGATCATGTCCGAACCTATTATGAACTGTTAAATATGCCATTCGAG GCCTTGCTTGCCTTCATTACCGAGCACGAGCACTTGTTTACAGCTGCAGA GTATGCTAATCTTCTAAAAGTCCAAGTCCCTGGAAGGGAGATACCTCCTGATGCACAAGATCGAATATCAGATATTTTATCACGTTAG
- the LOC107904244 gene encoding GDSL esterase/lipase At4g10955 yields MEKQRKKEKPASSRQIFCLSGPSHLTSVDWDNFHDRRSVAASLVQGVYILERDRQENRKDPLAHAPAWWEFFNFQLFHILVDDVDNSIFGAIFQSKPCNFTYNHSSQSSPHYVIAFRGTINTSNTRSRDLKLDFLCVRNRLHESSRFEQAMQAAESLFSVYRNSSIWLAGHSLGSAISLLIGKNMTKMGYNVEAYLFNPPFLSAPVEGIKSERLKHGIRFTSSVVKAGLAFAVKGRNLRHEQNDPFTSLSSWRPYLFVNPSDLICSGYIGYFEHRKKMEEIGAGKIERVATQVGSLLAGSGLQRSESEPLHLIPSAYLTINLRHSPDFKHAHGIHQWWDNGFIGLSELHEYRPFVTDEKYLLR; encoded by the exons ATggagaaacaaagaaagaaagagaaaccGGCCTCTTCCAGACAAATATTCTGCCTTTCAGGTCCTTCACACCTCACTTCAGTCGACTG GGATAACTTTCATGACCGAAGATCAGTTGCTGCAAGCTTGGTTCAGGGAGTGTACATCCTAGAACGTGATCGCCAAGAGAACCGCAAAGACCCTCTGGCTCATGCACCAGCTTGGTGGGAGTTCTTCAATTTCCAATTGTTCCATATTCTTGTAGATGATGTTGATAACTCCATTTTTGGTGCCATTTTTCAATCCAAGCCTTGTAATTTCACCTACAACCATTCATCTCAAAGTTCTCCACATTATGTTATTGCATTTCGGGGTACTATAAATACGTCAAACACCAGGTCTCGTGATCTCAAGTTGGACTTCCTCTGTGTCCGCAATAGACTTCATGAAAGCTCTCGTTTTGAACAAGCAATGCAGGCCGCGGAGAGCCTCTTTTCTGTTTACAGAAATTCAAGTATTTGGCTAGCCGGTCATTCACTAGGATCCGCTATTTCACTGCTTATAGGTAAAAATATGACTAAGATGGGTTATAATGTTGAAGCTTACCTCTTCAATCCCCCATTCTTGTCTGCTCCTGTAGAGGGAATCAAGAGTGAAAGGCTGAAGCATGGGATTCGTTTTACAAGCAGCGTAGTCAAAGCTGGCCTCGCTTTTGCTGTAAAGGGTCGTAATCTTAGACACGAGCAAAATGATCCATTTACTTCACTCTCTTCTTGGAGACCATACCTGTTTGTGAATCCTTCAGACCTTATATGTTCAGGTTATATTGGATATTTTGAACATAGGAAGAAAATGGAGGAGATTGGGGCCGGGAAAATCGAGAGGGTCGCGACACAGGTAGGGAGCTTACTTGCAGGCTCAGGTCTACAAAGAAGCGAGTCAGAACCACTGCACCTGATTCCTTCTGCCTATCTTACCATTAATTTGCGTCACTCTCCGGATTTCAAACATGCTCACGGAATTCACCAATGGTGGGATAATGGTTTTATTGGTCTGTCGGAACTACACGAGTACAGGCCTTTTGTAACGGATGAGAAGTATCTTCTAAGATAA
- the LOC107904242 gene encoding GDSL esterase/lipase At4g10955: MASGRANFSLSGPSQLKAIDWLNEHHRRSIAASLVQGVYVLERDRQKNREGHQVCCAPPWWESFHFRLNHRLIDDVDGSIFGAIYEFDINTSSAHHSQLQNAPNYVIAFRGTLNTPPSSSRDLKLDLLCACNRLHGSSRFKLAMKFVNDTVERVGPNIWLTGHSLGSAMALIAGKELTMKGYLIETYLFNPPFLSTPVEIVKYPVLKTGIRFTSSVVKAALTVAIKGRNPKPGKQDPFAALCSWTPHLFVNPNDVLCSEYKGYFEHGKKMEEIGAGKIERISTKNSIVCLLSSLVSNMSCEPLHLLPSAYLTINLRPCSDFRTAHGIQQWWDPNFNAKVELHQFK; this comes from the exons ATGGCCTCTGGTCGTGCAAATTTTAGTCTTTCGGGACCTTCACAACTCAAAGCCATTGACTG GTTAAATGAACATCATCGAAGATCGATCGCTGCGAGTTTGGTTCAAGGAGTTTATGTGCTAGAACGTGATCGGCAGAAGAACAGGGAAGGACACCAAGTTTGTTGTGCTCCTCCATGGTGGGAATCTTTTCATTTTCGACTAAACCATCGTCTTATTGATGATGTTGATGGATCCATATTTGGTGCCATTTATGAATTCGACATCAACACCTCCTCTGCTCACCATTCTCAACTCCAAAACGCCCCCAACTATGTTATTGCCTTTCGTGGTACTTTGAATACTCCACCCTCCAGTTCTCGTGATCTCAAACTGGATCTTCTTTGTGCATGCAACAGACTCCATGGCAGCTCCCGGTTTAAGCTGGCCATGAAGTTTGTGAACGATACAGTTGAACGAGTTGGACCCAACATTTGGTTAACAGGGCATTCACTTGGATCAGCCATGGCATTGATTGCAGGGAAGGAGCTGACTATGAAGGGTTATCTCATTGAAACTTACCTCTTCAATCCCCCATTCTTATCAACCCCAGTGGAAATAGTTAAGTATCCAGTATTAAAAACTGGGATTCGTTTCACCAGCAGTGTGGTTAAAGCAGCACTCACAGTGGCCATTAAGGGTCGAAATCCAAAGCCTGGGAAACAAGATCCTTTTgctgcattatgttcatggactCCTCACCTGTTTGTGAATCCGAATGATGTTCTTTGCTCAGAGTACAAAGGGTATTTTGAACATGGGAAGAAGATGGAAGAGATTGGAGCTGGGAAAATTGAAAGGATCTCAACAAAGAATTCAATTGTTTGTCTATTGTCAAGCCTTGTATCCAACATGAGCTGTGAACCCTTGCATTTGCTTCCTTCGGCTTACCTCACTATTAATCTACGGCCATGTTCAGATTTTAGGACAGCTCATGGGATTCAACAGTGGTGGGACCCTAATTTTAATGCTAAGGTTGAGCTACACCAGTTCAAGTGA